The Apium graveolens cultivar Ventura chromosome 3, ASM990537v1, whole genome shotgun sequence sequence GATggactctattgtttctaatggaacatgggagttagtcgatctccctcctgggtgttctactatagGATGTAAGTGGATTTCAAGAGGAAGTTAAACCCTGATGgttcaatagataagtacaaggctaggctagttgctaagggctttaggcaaagagaaggaattgactattttgatacatactctcctgtTGCTAGAATTACAACAATCAGattgcttattgcattggcttccgtacatggtcttatcatccatcagatggatgtaaagacagcttttcttcatggtgaccttgaagaagagatttatatggatcagcctgagggatttgttgcttctggtaacgagaggaaagtatgtaagttagTCAAATCCATTTATGGCCTAAAACAAGCTCCTATAGACTGGCACAagaagtttgatgaaactgttttgagctttgagtttttagttaatgaaagtgacaagtgcgtctactataaggttagaggaaatgaatgtgtgattgtgtgcctatatgtggatgatattttgttgtttggaaccaatattgagattattaacgagacaaagagtttcttaaaaaggcattttgagatgaaggatatgggtgaagctagtgtgattcttgggatcaagttgactcgaTCAACCGATGGAATAACCTTGAcacaatctcattatatagagaaatctatacttgagaagtatggttattcaaattgtagaatcgcttGTACTCCATTCGATCCTAAAGTTGGCCTTATCAAGAATAGTTCAGGTATTCCTGtatctcagttaaggtattctcagattattgggagtttgcaatatcttgctaatgtgactagaccagatatttcttattctgtatctaagttagctagatatactagctgtccaaacaagactcattgggaggcactggatagagttcttagatatctcaagggaacaatTTCTCTTGGtttgcattaccggagatttccgggggtactcgaggggtacggtgatgcaagttggatagctaagaaatccgggtccaatggagtgactggatatgtgtttacctttgcgggtggagcagtgtcctggaagtcttctagacagactttgattactcggtctacttttgaggctgagttgtgtgcactttatgccacggggacggaggctgaatggttataTGGACTCATGAGcatgttacctgtagtaagcaagccgcttcctgccatttctgttcattgtgatagccgtacaactatcgacaaagtcaAAAGTGttaagtataatgctaaaacaaagagacacatccaagttaggcttaagtctataaggggtcttgtgtctgataggattattgctatagagttcataggaactcagaataatatagctgatccgctgactaaagggCTTGAGCATGTTGTAGTCCTTAAGTctaggttggggatgggactgataacccatcataattcatcaacagcgggaacccaatacacctaagaggagatccctcgaagtgtattcaatgtggtaataacaagttgtaaggatgaattggtagtacctctaccatatacatttagatacttatgtatctaagtctatcccctgtaaacctttAGAGGTACTTAgactgctagttagcaagagttttAAACAAACTCTGATTGTAACAGTTTTGAATCAGGATTTAATAAATTCTGATGGACCAAATACTGTGTCAGAATTTgtaaactctgaatggggtcatGTCGAAAGACGAGATGTTAGCAGTACATctttggagatgcccagctaagcgaatgcaATTGTGTGGTCgtaattagaggaaagggttattccttgaagcattcgactaACAGGATCGAGACAAGACCATAATGTCTCTAAGCCGTAGATCtgaccatagcctttgacttgtcgtcgtctatggagtgtggttatacttcacggataaagattcaaggtgaaatattccatctatatccggtagccatcgaagtagaggacttaggagggttcaaacccgggagggtaccgactctgaaaagcaagtcatgataaaatctgatatgcaattctgtatggatttgtgggggattgttagaaaatggaaagtttgaggcatgttttagacatgttcttgatgtaatttcctaaaactaattATTGGAAGTAGTTCCTTGttatgaggacttaaactttcatgtttggatctaagtcattttcttagtgtaatccataaagaaattgagtttaagttagtagcttgaaatgtttaattaaaatatttactgacttattatattGTTTTAATGTGAATATTGTATCCGTTGATGAACAGTGTGGATTATCCATTGAAGTTCAAtttggattatccgttgatgctcaatgtggattatccgttgaagttcaattttgattatccgttgaagtacaatttggattatccgttgatgcacaatgtggattatccgttgatgcacaatgtggattatccgttgatgtaCAATGTGGATTATCCATTGATGCACAAAATGGATTATCCATTGATGGAATTGCTGAGTGCATTATCCATTGATGCTAAGTGTAAATCCTGATGGGCTAAATCCTGATGGGGTAAATCCTGATGCCGACTGTTACGTTTCTAGAAATATTCATTAAATGGAATTTAagtcagaatatttattttaaataatgtaATATATTCAGTTATGTTTTGGGATGTAATATATATACTGAACAAAACATTGTGGAATATAGAGGTTGATCgacgttgaaatatacatacgtAAAAACCCTAGCTATCATCTTCTtcctctttttctctcctccaaACTTATACAGATGAGCATAGGTTTTTTTTGGCGACTGAGGTCTGATCGCTGTTTGTACATCGAGTTGCTGTGAACCGGTGTgctgttgctgttttatcctgggagggtTATTGCGGTCTCTGAACACAGTAAGTGAGGGCaataaactcttcaagaacaGCCTCTTTCTCTCGAGGGATTGgtgactcagttgtgattgaaaGCTTCATTATGCTAAGCTTTCTTTCCCTTCTTAattttcttttacagttgctgaTTATATTTTATTTACGACCTTCGTGTTTTATTTTCATTATTGGTACTAttgccttgttcttgttattgATTATATAACTGTCTCATTGTGTTAGTATAGTAGTTATATACTATTGTTGATACTTTCCCAACAGAAATTGGGCAGGTTCTATATTTGCAGCATATCCATAGTTAGATGTGTTGTACTTCCGGTAAACAGCAGTTAGTTTCCCCTTGGCTGCGTTCTGATGAAACTCAACCATCAGCCTGGAGCATTTCCTATAAAGTACGAAACAGAAACAATTGCTTAGTCTTGAACTCTACATATAAAGGAAGAGTAATAAAATTGAACCTACTTACATTATATCCTCAGCCTTGTACTGAGTTTGTCTTTCCCTCATCTTGCTCCATTGAGCTGCCTTCCCAAGAGTACACTGAGCAGTGAAAACAGCAGCTGCTGCTAACATCGATGGTGGATACTTGACCATCTCATACTCCACCAAGCAGAGATCGATTATGTAAAACGCAAGAAACTCCGTCTGGTTCAATATTAACAATTAAGTTCAGGGATTAAATTTAATATGTCTTGCATTTTATGATATAAAAGGCACAACCCGACTACAACAATCATAAATATTTACGTTTACGTCAATCGTGGAATAATATGTCGTAGGAATATCAAGGACAAGTCTTATTGTCAGGTTGAACAGCTTTCAGGAACTTCTTCATGAACACATATGTAGCTGAAAtttaaagtatatcttctattCTATGATAAGCAAGTAAAATTAATGCTCAACCTGACTCGAGTAAGCACCGATTATAATTTCATTAGAGATTCCCCTAATTGTATGCGTACGTACATTGATCCTTCTATGATGTGTGGAAGGAAAATTAAGGACCAACCTTACTGTCGGATTGAGCAGCTTTAAGAAACCTCTTGGCAAACAAGTACACAGTTGGAACCGAGAAGTCGTAGTGAAACTTGTTGATCATCAATTTTTCCTGCCAGTTGGAAGTTAGAATATCCAAATCCGATTAGTAATTACACTTGGATCATGTCAGAAATTATGTAATGTCAAAGGGAAACATGTTTTGGATATTACCATTTGAAGAACCTCATTTCTGGTGTAAGCATTGTCAGATATCAGGATGAGATCTTTGACAAACGGTGCCAAGGGTTCTTCATATTTGCTTGCAAGAAGCAAGGCCGTGACTCCAACAAGCTGAAGTGTTTTCCTTACCACGGGTTGCATAGCTAAGAACCTATCGATCAGATTGACAGTCAAATACAGGGTCTCAGGCCTCAAATCAAATTTGCAATGGACCTGCTCATTCCATCGAAGTGTTAATAATGTTTGCTGCATAATACTTAACATTGTAAACGTTCACTTTTATACTGACCTCAATCAACCAGTCAATGAGAATCCCTCTGAATTTCTCGTTGATATGGAGTTGACTTGCCATGTAGTTTGGTGGCACACAGAAAGAATTCTACATTAAGGATACAATTGAACAGTTAAGTATACAAGAATTTAGCTTGCATATGCTCCATATAATCATCTTAACAGGTACCACATGCTCAAGTAGAGAGTGAAAATATAGAACACTATTATGTACAGGACATAATTTCTTAGAATCTAGGAACTTTACGAAAAACTATCCGGGGGGGAAAGTGCTACATGTTCCATAATAAGCGATTACCTCTACATTTCTGTAGTATTTGTAAAGATCATCCATGTACTCGACAACATCAATGGTATCTTTCTTGTCATCCCCATCTATGTCCATATCATTTGCATCTATAACATCCATTTCGTCGTCCTATAGACAAAAGTCATAATGAAGTCTTTTCTAACACTAATAGACAAATAAGGTAACAAGAAAAGGTAAAAGCATATACCTTTAGGTCATGTTGCGCAAGCATGGGCTCGGGAAAACTGTCTCTGGCCTTGTATACATTCAGATCAATTACAGAACAATCTGTTTTGATTACTGGTTGCTTAATTTCCTATATCAAAATAATCAAGCATTAAAATTATATACTACTAACTTCCTTTTTCAAAGATGACGAAGATAATAACTTAAACTTGTAAACAAATACCTCAGCTGAAATTTCATGCTGCTTGGCGGCTATTTGTGCATCAAGCATCCTAATTcaccaaaatagttttaaataaATGCAACTCACAACATCAAGATTACAGAGCACCAAATACAACTATCTTTATATAATCAGATGCCTTAATTGTGAGTACAAACCTAGTTACTGGTCGATGAAACACTGGAATCTGATCCACATTGTTACCACAAATTGCCTTCTTTCTGAATTAAAGAACAATACAAATGATCAAAGGCCAGACTATGCACTCAAATTAGAAATATCAGGAGAATTAAAAAACAAATATCAGTGTTTAGAAGTTACTCTTGCAAGGTGCCTCTTTTGGTAGCTGCAGAAGGGTAAGGTGCGGCTCTTACATTATTTTGGTTGATCGTACTTAAAGCCTTCCTGGTCGGCCTGATTTCCGCAGTAGATTTCCCATCTCCTGCTAACAATAAGAGCGTAGAGTTTAGTAATCATATAGTACCTTACCTACAcagttataaaattaatacaCCAGGAAACATATATAAATTAAAGTTCATCTTACCTTGAATATTTGAGGGCCTGGCACCACCAGCACAGTTTTCATCTGATCCAGCCATTGATATTATCTAAAAAATACAATTAACACAACTAAGAAAATTCATTCAGAACGAATAAAAAGAAATACAAGAAATAAAATAAAGGCCATGCAAAATTTATAAACATATCCAATCAatgaaatggaatttaaaaacCAAGAATTGTAACATATGAAAACtaagcaaacatatctttaatcATTAACAAAACTCAGATGATAAGATATCAAGAGATCAGAAATAAAAACACAAATGCACTCATATGTAAGTGTAAAATTTACAGAAACAACATTAATAAACAAAAAGAAGATATCAATTACCTTTTCGGTAATATGTTTAATTTCCGATCTCTCTCtgtttatctctctctctctatatatatatcaaaagaAGCTTTCTCTCAGCACAAGTCTTAACAGGATGTGTACAAGGTATATATAGTTGATGGACTGCATGAGAGTATGAAACGCTTGCTATGTGTCCCTCATAGTATTTTCAAAGAAACAGCTATCTCAACAAATTCCAACCGTTGGATTATCTAAAAAATATAGTTTATTACTATAAAGAATATTTTAATGAATCCAAAATTCATAACATATCTTATAAAAATTCTTTAAGAAATCGTGAATCATAGATACACTTTTAGAAAATATTTAATGAATCCAAAACCCTTTTATGTATGTTATAAACTTAATTCCAAGATAATACATGAAtatgttataatttttttttatgtaCGATTAATTTTCAATCTCTCTCAACAGAAGCTCTCTCTCAGGCCTCAAGCACAAGTCTctcaaattttgtgtacaaggTATATATAGTTGATGATGGAATGCATGAGAATATGAGACACTTGCACATATGTGTCCCTCTTTGCATTTTGAAAAAAACAGCTTTCTCAGCAAATTACAACCGTTAGATCATCAAAAATGTTATAGTTCATACTAAAAAGAAAACTTTAATATATCCCAAATTCGTAACATATATTAGAAAATCTCATTAAAGAAATCGTGAATCATGATATACACTtctataaaatatttaataaatctACATTTTTTTAAGTATGTTAAAAACTTAATCCCAAGATAATACATCATAGATAATATTTCGGAAAATTTTCAATATCACAAAGAATATATTGAAAAATCTGTTTTAGAAGGTACTCTGGAGGTGCCTCTTTGCTTGGCGTAGAAGGGTAAGGTGTCGCGCGCACATGATTTTGGTTGATTGTACTTCGAGCCTTCCTGCTCGGCCTGATTAGAGAAGTAGATTTTCTAGCTCCAGCTATCATCAGATTCCCAACAATAGAATAAAGTTTATTACACACTTATAATATAAATACTCCGGGGAAACATATATAAAAATCAAAGTCAATATTACCTTGAAAATTTGAGGGCCTAGCACCGCCAAAGCAGTTTTCATCTGATCGAGCCATTGCTATTTTTGCAGCAAGCATCCTAATTCTCCAAATAATGTTAGATAGATACAAGTCATAACACCAAGATCAACATAAAACCATCTTTAAATAATCAGATGCCTTAAATGCCAATAACAAACCTAATCATTGCTCGACGAAACACAGGAATCTGCGCCACATTCTTACCACAAATGGCCTTCTTTCTGAATTAAATAACAATACAGATGAACATAAACCAACATAACTAATCATAAAAACAAGACAACTATTAGCATACAACTAACAACTCAGAGTAGTACTGCATCAACGATGGTCAAAGTCATATGGTGACAAAAAAGAGTGCATGTGGCTAAGAAGTATTAACGATATTCTCACACCCAAACAGTGAGAGAGAATGCATGTAGGAATGCGACATAATATGGGCGAAGAAGAAGATCATGCATTATTAATTTTATTGATTTAAACTAAATAGATCTTATCCGTGCCAAGGGGGGCTAGTTAACCTAGTTTATTGTATAAACCCCACTAGATATTTGCTTCCGGAAGAGGACAACTAAATTGTATTAAGTAAAACTGAGAACACCTCAAATTATTAGAAACTTCACCGGAAACTGATCATTATGTCAAAAGGCAGCTAGACCGCTGGCTCTGCAAATTAGAACCGTGCAGGCCCAACCAAATTGAGTCCCTATTTAAAATCAAGAGTCCAGCAGAAAATAGGCAGGTTCTGTTCTTGCAGCATATCCATAATTAACTGTGTTGTACTTCTTGTAAAAAGCGTTTAGTGTCCTTTTACCCATCAGGCTCAAACATTTCCTAAAAAGTACGAAACAAAAACAACTACTTAGTCTTGAACTCTAAATAAAAAGGAAGAGTAATAATTT is a genomic window containing:
- the LOC141715089 gene encoding G2/mitotic-specific cyclin-2-like, yielding MAGSDENCAGGARPSNIQGDGKSTAEIRPTRKALSTINQNNVRAAPYPSAATKRGTLQEKKAICGNNVDQIPVFHRPVTRMLDAQIAAKQHEISAEEIKQPVIKTDCSVIDLNVYKARDSFPEPMLAQHDLKDDEMDVIDANDMDIDGDDKKDTIDVVEYMDDLYKYYRNVENSFCVPPNYMASQLHINEKFRGILIDWLIEVHCKFDLRPETLYLTVNLIDRFLAMQPVVRKTLQLVGVTALLLASKYEEPLAPFVKDLILISDNAYTRNEVLQMEKLMINKFHYDFSVPTVYLFAKRFLKAAQSDSKTEFLAFYIIDLCLVEYEMVKYPPSMLAAAAVFTAQCTLGKAAQWSKMRERQTQYKAEDIMKCSRLMVEFHQNAAKGKLTAVYRKYNTSNYGYAANIEPAQFLLGKYQQ